The genomic DNA CGCAATGAATCCGATTTCTCCATCAGGCAGGGAAACGTCCGTCTGTTTACGGAGGATCTCGACAACCTCCTGAGCAACGGCGTATTCCTTCGGATACATCAGTCTCGTCTCTTCTGAGAACGGATTGACGATATCCATCCCCTGCTTGATGCGCTTTATCGCAAAGGCGATATGGTCAGTAAGGGCGATATGGATATGTTCATTGAATTTGACATCCAGCTTTTTCTCACTATATTCGATAATGTCATTCATGACCAGGACAATGGACTCATCAATCTGGGTCAAGAGCTGTTTATATTGCTGTTGTTTTTCCTTATCCTTCAGTATGTAGAGCTTGTCTACCCTCTGTTCTTCCAGCTCATCTCCTGGTTTCTTTGAGAAACCGATCCCCTTGCCGATCAATACTGTCTCCTGGCTGTCCATCCCTTCAGCAATGACGACATTATTATTTAAGATTTTGAGTATTTGATATCGTGTTTCCATAACACGCCATTCCTTTCAATGGTAAAACCTTGGCGAAACGTCAACATCATACCGAATCTGTTCGCAATCGTCAACTTTTATGCTGAAAGTAATCGGAACTGAAGGACACTTGGGGTGCTGATTTGTGGAGGATTGTCCTTCATCAGGGGGATGAAAGACATTTGCGATGCTTTTTCATGTGGTTTGTCCTTCATCGGCGTTATGAAGGTCTTTTCGACCGCAATCTGAACTCATTTTGATCTTCATCAGCCGTATGAAGGTCTTTTCGCTCGCTTTCTTCCTTTGTTTTGATCTTCATCGGCCTTATGAAGGTCTTTTCAACCGCTATCTTCCTTCATTTTGATCTTCATCGGCCTTATGAAGGTCTTTTCTCCGCTAACTTCCTTCATTTTGATCTTCATACGCGCTATCAAGGTTCTCCAAAAAAAAGAGCGGCTTTCAACCTATTGAAAGCCGCAAACCTCTAAATTTCCAACTCGCCAAGCCGCAGTAGCTCGACGACAGCCTGGGAGCGCCCCTTGACACCTAATTTTTGCATCGTATTGGAAATGTGATTTCGAACTGTTTTTTCACTAATGAAAAGTTGTTCTGCAATCTCCCTGGTTGTCTTGTCTTGAACAAGAAGTTCGAATACTTCTCTCTCCCTTTTTGTAAGTAGAGGCTTCGGTCGGTAGTGTTTATCTTTCAATGATTTCACCCCTCCTTGCATGGGCTAACGAGCTGCGGTCATGCAGAAAAGATATTTAGTCAACATATCATATGAAGGGATGAAATTGGTCGTGACTTGCCACGTTGAAAATAATTCAGATATTCACTGAATTTCGTAGCCTTTCCATTTGATCAATCATTTCTTCTGTCCACTTTACAGGGGCGCCTTGGGCTTTATCTATGTGAACAATCCTTCCTCTTCCCACAAATACCGGCTCCCCATTTTCATTTTCGGCCTTGTAGTGGAGATCGATGGAGGTCGTTCCAATATGTGCGATTTTTGCAAAGAGCTTCAACTCCTCATCAAAAAACACCTGCTTCAAATAATTACACTGCAAATCTGCCACCACCGGAATCGTTCCGCTGTCTGGTCTTCCCCATTGCTGCATGAATCCGAGTTCTTTGAACAGTTGGATCCGTACATCCTCAAAATAGATGAAAGGTACCGTGTTATTCAAATGATTGAAGGGATCCACTTCTGAAAATCGTACCCGTGTGGTCGTGTGGAAGTGGAATTCTTTCGACCAGCTGGTCCAATCTTGTATGTATTCGATGTTCTTCATCATCATCAGCCTCCATGTATTTGAAAATAGGATATAAAAAACAAGGACTGAGGCACGTTCGTGTCAGTCCTTGTCATTGAGGTATTTATTGTGCATCCGATCCGAAGAAGCTTCGGAATGACTGCAATGTTGTATCACGGTTCAATGCCGCAATCGATGTCGTCAACGGAATTCCTTTCGGACATGATTGAACACAGTTTTGTGAGTTACCACATGATGCGAGTCCTCCGTCTCCCATCAATGCTTCTAAACGTTCTGCCTTATTCATCTCACCTGTTGGGTGCGCATTGAATAGACGAACTTGGGATAATGGAGCTGGCCCGATGAAGTCAGACTTGTCATTGACGTTCGGACATGCTTCCAAACAAACACCACAAGTCATACATTTCGATAATTCATATGCCCATTGACGCTTTGTTTCAGGCATACGTGGTCCTGGACCAAGATCATACGTTCCATCAATCGGAATCCATGCCTTTACTTTCTTCAAGGCATCAAACATACGACTACGGTCGACTTGCAGGTCACGGACTACAGGGAATGTAGACATGGGCTCGAGGCGGATGGGTTGTTCCAACTGATCGACAAGAGCAGTACAGGATTGACGTGGTTTCCCGTTAATCACCATGG from Pseudalkalibacillus sp. SCS-8 includes the following:
- the glcT gene encoding glucose PTS transporter transcription antiterminator GlcT produces the protein METRYQILKILNNNVVIAEGMDSQETVLIGKGIGFSKKPGDELEEQRVDKLYILKDKEKQQQYKQLLTQIDESIVLVMNDIIEYSEKKLDVKFNEHIHIALTDHIAFAIKRIKQGMDIVNPFSEETRLMYPKEYAVAQEVVEILRKQTDVSLPDGEIGFIALHLHSATSNQSLSKLNSYSHLINQLLQIIEQQLEMNIDKESIDYMRLIQHLRRAIDRLESGEQVGNQERLAKVLKEEYPLCYNTAWKLMKVMQHSLGKKADEAEAVYLTMHLQRLSPQ
- a CDS encoding helix-turn-helix domain-containing protein produces the protein MKDKHYRPKPLLTKREREVFELLVQDKTTREIAEQLFISEKTVRNHISNTMQKLGVKGRSQAVVELLRLGELEI
- a CDS encoding acyl-CoA thioesterase: MKNIEYIQDWTSWSKEFHFHTTTRVRFSEVDPFNHLNNTVPFIYFEDVRIQLFKELGFMQQWGRPDSGTIPVVADLQCNYLKQVFFDEELKLFAKIAHIGTTSIDLHYKAENENGEPVFVGRGRIVHIDKAQGAPVKWTEEMIDQMERLRNSVNI
- the sdhB gene encoding succinate dehydrogenase iron-sulfur subunit — protein: MAEETKMIQFIIKRQDNPDSAAYDEKFEIPYRPNMNVISALMEIRRNPVNSKGEKTTPITWEMGCLEEVCGACSMVINGKPRQSCTALVDQLEQPIRLEPMSTFPVVRDLQVDRSRMFDALKKVKAWIPIDGTYDLGPGPRMPETKRQWAYELSKCMTCGVCLEACPNVNDKSDFIGPAPLSQVRLFNAHPTGEMNKAERLEALMGDGGLASCGNSQNCVQSCPKGIPLTTSIAALNRDTTLQSFRSFFGSDAQ